One segment of Polaribacter huanghezhanensis DNA contains the following:
- the mtaB gene encoding tRNA (N(6)-L-threonylcarbamoyladenosine(37)-C(2))-methylthiotransferase MtaB, whose translation MNADKKVAFYTLGCKLNFSETSTIARSFVNEGFERVEFDKKADIYVINTCSVTDNADKRFKSIVKSALKQNEDAFIIGVGCYAQLKPEELANVDGVDLVLGATEKFNVTSYINDLTKNDIGEVHSCEIEEADAYVGAYSIGDRTRAFLKVQDGCDYKCTYCTIPLARGISRSDTVENVLQNAKEISEKGIKEIVLTGVNIGDYGKGEFGNKKHEHTFLELVKELDKVDGIHRLRISSIEPNLLKDETIDFVSKSKTFVPHFHIPLQSGSDELLKKMKRRYLRQTYTNRVEKIKEVMPNACIGVDVIVGFPGETDELFLETYNYLNEQDISYLHVFTYSERPNTEAVTLDGIVPKKVRAKRSKMLRGLSVKKRRAFYESQLGNTTKVLFESENKEGYINGFTENYVKVKSPWNPALVNTIHEIALTTIDEDGLVRFDFVKEKAALI comes from the coding sequence ATGAATGCAGATAAAAAAGTAGCTTTTTATACTTTAGGATGTAAATTAAATTTCTCTGAAACCTCAACCATTGCTCGTAGTTTTGTAAATGAAGGTTTTGAACGAGTTGAATTTGATAAAAAAGCGGACATCTACGTAATAAATACCTGTTCGGTTACAGACAATGCAGACAAACGCTTTAAATCGATTGTAAAATCGGCTTTAAAGCAAAATGAAGACGCTTTTATTATTGGCGTTGGATGTTACGCACAACTAAAACCAGAAGAATTGGCAAATGTTGATGGTGTAGATTTGGTGTTGGGAGCAACAGAAAAATTCAATGTAACAAGTTATATCAACGATTTGACAAAAAACGATATTGGCGAAGTACATTCTTGCGAAATTGAAGAAGCAGATGCTTATGTTGGCGCGTATTCTATTGGTGATAGAACTCGTGCCTTTTTAAAAGTACAAGATGGTTGCGATTATAAATGTACCTATTGTACCATTCCGCTTGCACGTGGAATTTCTAGATCTGACACGGTAGAAAATGTGTTGCAAAATGCCAAAGAAATTTCTGAAAAGGGTATCAAAGAAATTGTGTTAACCGGAGTAAATATTGGAGATTACGGAAAAGGAGAATTCGGAAATAAAAAACACGAACATACCTTTTTAGAATTGGTCAAAGAATTGGATAAAGTAGACGGAATTCACCGTTTGCGAATTTCATCAATAGAACCAAATCTTTTAAAAGACGAAACGATTGATTTTGTTTCAAAATCCAAGACCTTTGTTCCGCATTTTCACATTCCGTTGCAATCTGGTAGCGACGAGTTGTTAAAAAAAATGAAACGTCGTTATTTACGTCAAACCTATACAAATAGAGTTGAAAAAATTAAAGAAGTGATGCCTAACGCTTGTATTGGCGTTGATGTAATTGTTGGTTTTCCTGGAGAAACAGATGAATTGTTTTTAGAAACGTATAATTACTTAAACGAACAAGACATTTCATACTTACACGTTTTTACCTATTCTGAAAGACCAAATACAGAGGCTGTAACTTTGGATGGAATTGTTCCTAAAAAAGTACGTGCAAAACGCAGTAAAATGTTGCGTGGTTTGTCCGTAAAAAAACGCAGAGCTTTCTACGAAAGTCAGTTAGGAAACACCACAAAAGTATTGTTTGAAAGCGAAAACAAAGAAGGGTATATCAACGGATTTACAGAGAATTACGTAAAAGTAAAATCGCCATGGAACCCTGCATTGGTTAATACCATTCACGAAATTGCTTTAACAACTATCGATGAAGATGGTTTGGTTCGATTTGATTTTGTAAAAGAAAAAGCAGCATTAATTTAA
- a CDS encoding GNAT family N-acetyltransferase, translating to MIFETERVLVRKLTLGDLNAFHQMQSNPKVMQYVDKNLKNLDANTKELSKLIFKYTLPNNDFWIYAIERKSDSKFIGTLAFVEDVANKCEIGYRFLEEYWRNGYGNEVVTAMIIYCKTKGYRSLIVHVAYENIASDKIIKNTGFKYVEDAFCKAANVKERKYILNL from the coding sequence ATGATTTTTGAAACAGAAAGAGTATTAGTTAGAAAACTGACTTTAGGAGATTTAAATGCATTTCATCAAATGCAAAGCAATCCAAAAGTGATGCAGTATGTAGATAAGAATTTAAAAAACTTAGATGCAAACACTAAAGAATTAAGTAAATTGATTTTTAAATATACTCTACCAAATAATGATTTTTGGATTTATGCTATTGAACGAAAATCTGATTCAAAATTCATTGGTACTTTAGCATTTGTTGAAGATGTTGCAAATAAATGTGAGATAGGCTATCGATTTTTAGAAGAATATTGGAGAAATGGGTATGGAAATGAAGTTGTTACAGCAATGATTATTTACTGCAAAACAAAAGGGTATAGAAGTTTGATTGTACATGTTGCGTATGAAAATATTGCATCAGATAAGATTATAAAAAATACAGGATTTAAGTATGTTGAAGATGCATTTTGTAAAGCAGCAAACGTAAAAGAACGAAAATATATATTAAACTTATGA
- a CDS encoding antibiotic biosynthesis monooxygenase family protein has translation MIVDNLKPPYYAVLFSTLMTDNLEGYIETARRMETLAKLQPGYLGIESARNEIGITVSYWESLEAITQWKNNVEHTEVRELGREKWYQQYQLRICKVEREYGFKA, from the coding sequence ATGATAGTAGATAATTTGAAACCTCCTTATTACGCGGTTCTTTTTTCAACATTGATGACAGATAATCTTGAAGGTTATATAGAAACTGCTCGAAGAATGGAAACATTAGCAAAATTGCAACCAGGTTATTTGGGAATAGAATCTGCACGGAACGAAATCGGAATTACCGTTTCTTATTGGGAAAGTTTAGAAGCCATTACACAGTGGAAAAATAACGTTGAACACACCGAGGTGAGAGAATTAGGAAGAGAAAAGTGGTATCAACAATACCAACTTAGAATCTGTAAAGTAGAACGAGAATATGGTTTTAAAGCTTAG
- a CDS encoding endonuclease/exonuclease/phosphatase family protein, giving the protein MKKKSLFDTFFFFLNSLFAALLLLSFLLPYISPKSFSLFAVISLFVPVLFIVNFLFLIYWILKLKKQLVISALVLIIGWFISSPFYKFSDTTETEGENLKIMSYNVRMFNYYKWNKDEHLAQKTVDFINHKNPDILAIQEFYASPEIHFKYLYQYIKTKSKNNKFGLAIYSKYPIVNSGSLDFKNSGNNIIYADILKNKDTLRVYNVHLESLSINTNKEYFGEKNNEKLLGRFETVFKKQALQVERFLAHEKSWKGKEIVLGDFNNTAYSWVYRKIKSNKKDAFVEAGEGFGKTFNYSFPMRIDFILTSSDIQVNQFTTFDEKFSDHFPIQASLQLN; this is encoded by the coding sequence ATGAAAAAGAAATCACTTTTTGACACATTCTTCTTCTTTCTGAATTCTTTATTCGCTGCATTATTATTGCTGTCGTTTTTATTGCCTTATATTTCTCCGAAGTCATTTTCACTATTCGCAGTCATCAGTCTTTTTGTACCTGTTTTATTTATTGTAAATTTTCTTTTTTTAATCTATTGGATTCTAAAATTAAAAAAACAACTTGTTATTTCTGCGCTTGTATTGATTATTGGTTGGTTTATTTCTTCTCCATTTTATAAATTTTCTGACACAACAGAAACCGAAGGCGAAAACCTAAAAATAATGAGTTATAATGTAAGAATGTTTAACTACTACAAATGGAATAAAGATGAACATTTAGCCCAAAAAACAGTTGATTTTATCAATCATAAAAATCCAGATATTTTAGCCATCCAAGAGTTTTATGCATCGCCAGAAATTCATTTTAAGTATCTATATCAATACATTAAAACAAAATCTAAAAACAACAAATTTGGGCTAGCAATTTATTCGAAATACCCCATTGTGAATTCGGGCTCGTTAGATTTTAAAAACAGCGGAAACAATATTATTTATGCAGACATTCTTAAAAATAAAGACACCCTTCGTGTGTATAATGTACATTTAGAATCGTTAAGTATCAATACAAATAAAGAATATTTTGGAGAAAAAAATAATGAAAAATTATTGGGGAGATTCGAGACAGTATTTAAAAAACAAGCACTTCAAGTAGAGCGGTTTTTAGCACATGAAAAAAGTTGGAAAGGCAAAGAAATAGTTTTAGGAGATTTTAATAATACAGCCTATTCTTGGGTGTATCGAAAAATTAAATCAAATAAAAAAGATGCGTTTGTAGAAGCTGGCGAAGGTTTCGGAAAAACGTTTAACTATTCTTTTCCGATGCGAATTGATTTTATTTTAACAAGTTCAGATATTCAGGTAAATCAATTTACAACTTTTGATGAAAAATTCTCTGACCACTTTCCTATTCAGGCTAGTTTACAACTCAACTAA
- a CDS encoding rhomboid family intramembrane serine protease: MNILQNLQTKFKYANIVEKFISINVAVFVLLFIFNTLGYLFQANSPIANWFILPATFEGFITKPWTIITYGFVHVNFIHILMNLISMYFIGNLFIQYFTPKQFISFYILGTLFGGIVFLLSYNFFPAFENDVSNSFLLGASAGVSAIFIGLATYIPNYQFKIPLIGFVKLWHLAAVWMLLDMIQIPAGNAGGHLAHIGGALFGFFYVNQASTTEIKFWSKIVGFFASKKNPLKTVYKSKKTAPKKQANTTYKQQKINVILDKISKSGYDTLSKEEKDFLFKQGK, translated from the coding sequence ATGAACATATTACAAAACTTACAAACAAAATTTAAATACGCCAATATTGTAGAAAAATTTATTTCTATCAATGTGGCTGTTTTTGTGTTGCTTTTTATATTTAACACCTTAGGCTATCTTTTTCAAGCAAACAGTCCAATTGCAAATTGGTTTATTTTACCTGCAACTTTTGAAGGATTTATCACAAAACCATGGACCATTATTACCTATGGTTTTGTACACGTAAATTTTATCCACATTTTAATGAATTTAATTTCGATGTATTTTATTGGTAATTTATTTATCCAATATTTTACGCCGAAACAATTTATTTCTTTTTACATTTTAGGCACCTTGTTTGGCGGAATTGTTTTTCTGTTGAGTTATAATTTCTTTCCTGCTTTTGAAAATGATGTTTCTAATAGCTTTTTACTTGGTGCTTCGGCTGGAGTTTCAGCCATTTTTATTGGATTGGCAACCTACATTCCAAATTATCAATTTAAAATTCCTTTAATCGGATTTGTAAAATTGTGGCATTTAGCCGCTGTTTGGATGCTGTTAGATATGATTCAAATTCCTGCTGGAAATGCTGGCGGACATTTGGCACATATTGGCGGAGCGCTCTTCGGATTCTTTTACGTAAATCAAGCAAGTACTACAGAAATAAAATTTTGGAGTAAAATAGTTGGTTTTTTTGCCTCTAAAAAGAACCCTTTAAAAACGGTGTATAAATCGAAAAAAACGGCTCCAAAAAAACAAGCAAACACTACATATAAACAACAAAAAATAAATGTTATTTTAGATAAAATTAGCAAATCTGGTTACGACACTTTATCAAAAGAAGAAAAAGATTTTTTATTTAAACAAGGAAAGTAG
- a CDS encoding rhomboid family intramembrane serine protease yields MGRITEAIKHLIIINIIFFAVPLLMKLDLVQYFALYFPKNEHFGIWQYVTHMFMHGSFMHIAFNMYGLWAFGTPLEQMWGRNKFLFFYFSAGLGAGAIYTLVNYYQFNGVYEQLLNMGVSSTDIQSILDTGKYNDALITLSNKEMSEFYSLYHTPAIGASGAVYGVLVAFGMTFPNAKLALIFFPVPIAAKYFIPIILLGDLFFGVTKYSVGNIAHFAHIGGAIIGFIIAWYWKKNQFRMQ; encoded by the coding sequence ATGGGTAGAATTACTGAAGCTATTAAGCACTTAATCATCATTAACATCATCTTTTTTGCAGTTCCGCTACTGATGAAATTAGATCTTGTTCAATATTTTGCCTTGTACTTTCCAAAAAATGAACATTTTGGAATTTGGCAATATGTAACACACATGTTTATGCACGGAAGTTTTATGCACATTGCATTTAACATGTATGGTTTGTGGGCTTTTGGAACGCCGCTAGAACAAATGTGGGGACGAAATAAATTTTTATTTTTCTACTTTTCTGCCGGATTAGGAGCCGGAGCAATTTACACATTGGTAAATTATTATCAATTTAATGGTGTTTATGAACAACTTCTAAATATGGGAGTTTCTAGTACAGATATACAATCTATTTTAGATACTGGAAAATACAATGATGCACTCATTACTTTAAGCAATAAAGAAATGAGCGAGTTTTACAGTTTGTACCACACGCCAGCAATTGGAGCTTCTGGAGCAGTTTATGGCGTTTTAGTCGCCTTCGGAATGACCTTTCCAAATGCAAAATTAGCTTTGATCTTTTTCCCTGTTCCGATTGCGGCAAAATACTTTATTCCTATTATATTATTAGGAGATTTATTCTTTGGAGTTACCAAATATTCTGTAGGAAACATTGCGCATTTTGCGCATATTGGCGGAGCCATTATTGGATTTATAATTGCTTGGTATTGGAAAAAAAATCAATTTAGGATGCAGTAA
- the mutL gene encoding DNA mismatch repair endonuclease MutL, giving the protein MSDIIQLLPDHVANQIAAGEVVQRPASVVKELLENAIDADATSITLLIKDAGKTLIQVIDDGKGMSTTDARLSFERHATSKIKDAHDLFNINTKGFRGEALASIAAVAHVEQKTKENNEQLGTHIKIEGSKITSQEVVSTPKGTSVSVKNLFFNIPARRNFLKSDAIETRHIIDEFQRVALAHPSIAFLLHHNGNEVYNLKESNLRKRIVSIFGAKMNEKLVPIDEKTDLISVQGFVAKPEFAKKKRGEQFFFVNDRFIKSSYLNHAVVNAFDGLLEKGAHPSYFLYLTVPTSSIDINIHPTKTEIKFENEKDIYAILRATVKHSLGQYNVAPVLDFNRDSTLDTPYNFRGKANASTPKITVDPNFNPFKTEQQKSHPKDVSYQKNSQDWERLYAPLETTETTNQEALFHQDKTSETGKTFQIQKKYLLSSIKSGMVLINQNLAHQRVLYEEFLESITVNEALSQQLLFPVHISFSKSDIEMIDAMKADLENTGFLFESISDEAVVVKGIPTSITESQISLILEQLLDDMKIEVPESSFSHFDVMAKSFAKSLAIKTGTTLNAKEQENLVHDLFSCKEPSTAPSGKATFKTLTIKEIDAIFNSY; this is encoded by the coding sequence GCAGATGCAACTTCTATCACTTTATTAATAAAAGACGCAGGTAAAACCTTAATTCAGGTAATTGATGACGGCAAAGGAATGAGTACAACTGATGCTCGTTTATCTTTTGAACGTCATGCCACTTCTAAAATTAAAGATGCACACGATTTATTTAACATCAACACAAAAGGATTTCGTGGTGAAGCCTTAGCTTCTATTGCTGCTGTTGCGCATGTAGAACAAAAAACAAAAGAGAACAACGAACAATTAGGGACGCACATAAAAATTGAAGGCAGTAAAATTACTTCGCAAGAAGTTGTTTCTACTCCAAAAGGGACTAGTGTTTCTGTAAAAAACTTATTTTTTAACATTCCTGCGAGACGTAATTTTTTAAAATCTGACGCCATAGAAACGCGTCATATTATAGACGAATTTCAGCGTGTTGCTTTGGCGCATCCATCAATTGCCTTTTTATTACATCATAATGGCAATGAAGTTTACAATCTGAAAGAAAGCAATCTTCGAAAAAGAATTGTCTCTATTTTTGGAGCAAAAATGAATGAGAAATTAGTGCCGATTGATGAAAAAACCGATTTAATTTCTGTACAAGGTTTTGTTGCAAAACCAGAATTTGCAAAGAAAAAAAGAGGCGAACAGTTCTTTTTTGTAAACGATCGTTTTATAAAAAGCTCGTATTTAAATCACGCTGTTGTAAATGCCTTTGATGGCTTGTTAGAAAAAGGTGCGCATCCATCATATTTTTTATATTTAACGGTTCCAACGAGTAGTATCGATATCAATATTCATCCAACAAAAACAGAGATTAAGTTTGAGAATGAAAAAGATATTTATGCCATTTTAAGAGCTACCGTAAAACATAGTTTAGGGCAATATAATGTTGCGCCAGTATTAGATTTCAACAGAGATAGCACGTTAGATACGCCGTATAATTTTAGAGGAAAAGCAAATGCTTCTACTCCAAAAATAACCGTTGATCCAAATTTCAATCCGTTTAAAACGGAGCAACAAAAATCTCATCCAAAAGATGTTTCTTACCAAAAAAATTCTCAAGACTGGGAGCGTTTATATGCGCCATTAGAAACTACTGAAACCACAAATCAAGAAGCACTTTTTCATCAAGATAAAACTTCTGAAACTGGAAAAACATTTCAAATTCAGAAAAAATACTTGTTGAGTTCTATCAAATCAGGAATGGTTTTAATCAACCAAAATTTAGCACATCAACGTGTTTTATATGAAGAATTTTTAGAAAGTATTACAGTAAATGAAGCGTTGAGTCAACAATTATTGTTTCCTGTGCATATTTCTTTTTCTAAAAGCGATATCGAAATGATTGACGCCATGAAAGCCGATTTAGAAAATACGGGGTTTTTATTCGAATCTATTTCTGATGAAGCAGTTGTTGTAAAAGGAATTCCGACTTCAATCACTGAAAGTCAAATTTCATTGATTTTAGAACAATTGTTAGACGACATGAAAATTGAAGTTCCAGAATCTAGTTTTAGTCATTTTGATGTGATGGCAAAATCATTTGCAAAATCATTGGCGATAAAAACCGGAACAACGCTTAATGCTAAAGAGCAAGAAAATTTGGTGCACGATTTATTTTCGTGCAAAGAGCCATCTACTGCTCCATCTGGAAAAGCAACCTTTAAAACATTAACAATAAAAGAAATTGACGCTATTTTTAATAGTTATTAA